The following nucleotide sequence is from Sphingobacteriales bacterium.
CTGCTATCCCTCCGGTAATGCAGGCAATGGTATCACTATCACCTCCTATTGAAATGGCAAGCCGGATAGCATTTTCAAAATCAGTACTTTCCAGAAAAGCCACTATAGCCTGAGGGACAGAGCCCTGACAGGTTTCATCGAATCTGTAAGTTGGCCTGATTTCGTCAAGAGTAAAACTGAGTGAATAGTCAAAGGTAGAACTGACAAAGTCTTTAATTTCCTTTTTTGATTTTCCCTGCCGGGCAAAGAGAATAGCTGAAGCCACTGCCTGAGCGCCCTTGATGCCTTCCGGATGATTGTGTGTTACCTCAGCACTTTTTCTGGCTTCATCCATGACAGTTTCAGGATCATGGTATGCAAAACCAACCGGACTGACGCGCATGGCAGAACCATTTCCAAAACTTCCATAGGGCTTTTTTTCATCAGAATAAAGCCAATTTGAAAAATTACTTCCATAGCCTCTGCCAGGATACTTTCTGCCATATTCCCGTATCGTGGTGGCAAAATCTTTCCCATGTAAAATACAGTCGGCAACGGCAATGGTCAGAACGGTATCATCCGTATAGTCACATTCCTCATCAAAGAGGTTGAAATCAGTCCTCCTGACATTGTTCCATTCGTAAACAGAGCCTAACACATCCCCTGCTACGGCTCCAAAAATGGTTTTGTATCTGCTCTTCATACATTTTTATTTACCTGCTTAAAACGTCACATATACAAATCTGGATCAATATTCCCGCACCTGAAATGTTTTTCAGGACAAGCCCTGTGTCCGTGAAGTCCGCAGGGACGGCAGTCCAGCTTTTCTTCGGGTTCAAGGATGAAAGATTTTTCAGAAAGCGGAGTAAAGCCAAATCCGGGTATGGTACTGCAATAAACAACCGTTACAGCTGCATTGACGGCAGAGGCTATATGCATGGGTGCCGAATCGTTGGTATAATTCATCACTGCCTTTTTCATCAGACCGGCTGACTGCAGAAAACTTAATTTTCCCGCCAGAATGATTACTTTTTGTCGCTCAAATGGAGAAGCTATCTCCACGCAAAGTTTTTCATCTTCTTTCCCTCCCAATAAAACACATTGAAAATCATGGGGTAATTTACTGATAAGATTTTTCCATTTCTGAGCAGGCAATTGCTTGGTGAACCAGAGGGAAGCCGGAGATATTGTAATAAACTGTTTTTCAATTCCATAATCGGTAGGATTAACTTCAGGCGGATACAACGCGGGTAAAAAGCGTTTTTCAGGGCAAATATGTTTTAGCAGGCTCAGATTTCTGTCTGTTTCATGGATAAAGTGGTCATTTGTCCCAAATTGATGGGGAAAAGCATAGGTAAAAAAGGGTGAAAACGGATTTTTACGGAAGCCTGAAGTAATTCCTGCTCCTGAACAGGCTGTAATAAGGCCTGTGCTGAAAAAACGTTGTACACACACGACAACATCATATTTGCTTTTTCTCACCTCCCTGATGAGTTTAAAAAGATTTATCAGCTTGTTTTTGGTTTTATCAAAAATCAGCGTCCTGTTCAGGAAAGGATGATTGTCGAAAAGAGATTCATTCCCCTTTTTCAGTAAAATATCAATTTTGGCAGCCGGGTAAAAGGCATGAATACTTTCAAGAAGTGGAGTAGCTAAAACCACATCCCCAGCAGAGGCAGTCTGTATGATGAGAAAGCTGTTCAATAAGCTAAAATTTCTGATAGCAAATATCAGAAAAACAGAGAAAAGAAAAAGTCCCTGCTCAGGAGAGTCAGGGACTTTTATCTATCATTCAACCTTTTTTAGTCAACAATCACTTTAGCAGAATAAGCCAGTTCACCCGAAATTGTTCTGACAATAAAACATCCGTTGTATGCCTGCATGTCGATACTGTGCAAACCAATTCCCTTCAGGTTTTCTGAAAAGATTTCCTGTCCGGAGACATTGAAAACACTGACAGATGTATTTTCTGAAACTGTCTGAACATAGATCTTTTTATTGACCGAGTAAATCTTCATATTGCCATTATCAGCTTTATTTTCAATAGCAGAAACATTTGAATTGACCGTATCATTTCCACTGTTGTTGTTAACAATCTGAACCGGAATAAAATGAAGGATAAAACGGCTGTTATTTTCACCGGTTACTGTATTGAACACATAGTTACCGGTATGAAGATCATGCATGATGTTGAGTTCTGTATCTTCCAGATAAACATTGACAGTGGGGTCAAAGCTTTCAAAATTAAAATCCAGGCTGTATTTTCCTTCTGCATTGGCAATATAGCCCAGTTGTACATGTACCGGTTCAGAAGTCATGTTCAT
It contains:
- a CDS encoding dinitrogenase reductase → MFGAVAGDVLGSVYEWNNVRRTDFNLFDEECDYTDDTVLTIAVADCILHGKDFATTIREYGRKYPGRGYGSNFSNWLYSDEKKPYGSFGNGSAMRVSPVGFAYHDPETVMDEARKSAEVTHNHPEGIKGAQAVASAILFARQGKSKKEIKDFVSSTFDYSLSFTLDEIRPTYRFDETCQGSVPQAIVAFLESTDFENAIRLAISIGGDSDTIACITGGIAAAFYKNIPEKIIDFVSKRLPVDFLNIIDEFEEKYGG
- a CDS encoding glycosyltransferase family 9 protein, which gives rise to MNSFLIIQTASAGDVVLATPLLESIHAFYPAAKIDILLKKGNESLFDNHPFLNRTLIFDKTKNKLINLFKLIREVRKSKYDVVVCVQRFFSTGLITACSGAGITSGFRKNPFSPFFTYAFPHQFGTNDHFIHETDRNLSLLKHICPEKRFLPALYPPEVNPTDYGIEKQFITISPASLWFTKQLPAQKWKNLISKLPHDFQCVLLGGKEDEKLCVEIASPFERQKVIILAGKLSFLQSAGLMKKAVMNYTNDSAPMHIASAVNAAVTVVYCSTIPGFGFTPLSEKSFILEPEEKLDCRPCGLHGHRACPEKHFRCGNIDPDLYM